A single genomic interval of Centropristis striata isolate RG_2023a ecotype Rhode Island chromosome 8, C.striata_1.0, whole genome shotgun sequence harbors:
- the prpf3 gene encoding U4/U6 small nuclear ribonucleoprotein Prp3: MSLPKREVEELRPWVERTVKKVLGFSEPTVVTAALHCVGKGLDKRKTIDQLRPFLDDSAGGFVERLFEALEESRSARGNKGAGDKNRKRDLKDVFGDEAEAGAVRETPDLVDVTAPKRKRVPRFEEVEEPEVIPGPPSESPGMLTKMQIKQMMEAATKQIEERKKQLSFSSSVPSAPSQLDSPPVSRLLGTAAAAATGGGSSIAPSQAASFMNDAIEKARKAAELQARIQSQLAMKPGILGALGNTGPHNLVALANLHAMGIAPPKVEIKEVNKPTPLILDDKGRTVDASGKEVELTHRMPTLKANIRAVKREQFRQQLKEKPGDDLESTSYFDQRVTITPAQRPRRGFKFHDQGRFEKIAQRIRTKAQLERLQNEIAQAAKKTGIQASTKLALIAPKKEIGDGEVPHIEWWDSYILPTNIEITSDTTFEGVDLFGVTNLVEHPAQISPPVDTDKPVTLGVYLTKKEQKKLRRQTRREGQKEVQEKVRLGLMPPPEPKVRISNLMRVLGTEAVQDPTKVEAHVRAQMAKRQKAHEEANAARKLTAEQRKEKKVKKLKEDLTDGVHIAVYRIRNLQNPAKKFKVEANANQLYLTGTVVLHRDVNLVVVEGGPKSQKKFKRLMMHRIKWEEHNSKRDDPDGDDDTKRNNKCWLIWEGTAKERSFGEMKFKQCPTENMAREHFKKHGTEHYWDLALSQSVLEPTDD; the protein is encoded by the exons ATGTCTCTTCCTAAACGGGAGGTGGAGGAGTTGAGACCATGGGTGGAGCGCACTGTGAAGAAGGTGCTGGGTTTCTCAGAGCCCACAGTGGTTACTGCTGCTTTGCACTGTGTTGGAAAGGGACTGGACAAAAGGAAGACCATAG ACCAGCTGCGTCCCTTCCTCGACGACTCTGCTGGAGGTTTTGTGGAGCGTCTTTTTGAAGCTTTGGAGGAAAGCCGCAGTGCTCGTGGCAACAAAGGAGCTGGAGATAAGAACCGAAAGAGAGACCTCAAG GATGTATTTGGTGATGAGGCTGAAGCAGGTGCAGTGCGAGAAACTCCAGATTTAGTAGATGTGACAGCACCAAAGAGAAAACGAGTCCCTCGTTTTGAAGAGGTGGAGGAACCTGAGGTCATACCTGGACCTCCATCTGAGAGTCCTGGCATGCTCACCAAAATGCAG ATAAAACAGATGATGGAAGCTGCCACGAAACAGATCgaagagaggaagaaacaaCTGAGCTTTAGCTCTTCAGTCCCCTCTGCACCA TCACAGCTGGACAGCCCTCCAGTCTCTCGGCTTCTTGGCACAGCCGCTGCAGCAGCTACAGGTGGCGGCTCGTCTATCGCTCCGTCCCAGGCTGCCAGCTTCATGAACGATGCTATCGAGAAGGCCCGCAAGGCTGCTGAGCTACAGGCCCGCATCCAGTCCCAGTTAGCCATGAAACCTGGTATCCTTGGAGCCCTGGGAAACACTGGGCCCCACAACCTAGTGGCACTCGCTAATCTACACGCTATGGGAATTGCCCCACC GAAAGTCGAAATTAAGGAGGTGAATAAACCAACACCTCTGATTCTTGATGACAAGGGAAGAACTGTGGATGCTAGTGGCAAAGAGGTCGAACTCACACACCGCATGCCCACACTGAAAG CAAACATTCGTGCGGTGAAGAGGGAGCAGTTCCGTCAGCAGCTGAAGGAGAAACCTGGGGACGACTTGGAGTCCACGTCCTACTTCGACCAACGTGTCACTATTACACCGGCTCAGCGTCCTCGCAGGGGCTTCAAATTCCACGACCAGGGGCGCTTCGAGAAGATTGCTCAGAGAATTAGAACTAAG GCCCAGTTGGAAAGGTTGCAGAATGAGATTGCCCAGGCAGCAAAGAAGACAGGAATCCAGGCGTCCACCAAGCTGGCACTGATTGCCCCTAAGAAAGAGATCGGAGACGGGGAGGTGCCCCATATTGAGTGGTGGGACTCCTACATTCTGCCCACCAACATAGAAAT AACAAGCGACACAACATTTGAAGGGGTGGACTTATTTGGTGTGACCAACCTGGTAGAACATCCTGCCCAAATTAGCCCTCCAG ttgaCACAGATAAGCCGGTGACGCTGGGCGTATACCTGACAAAGAAGGAACAGAAGAAACTGAGAAGACAGACGCGAAGAGAGGGACAAAAAGAAGTCCAAGAGAAGGTTCGTCTGGGACTGATGCCTCCACCAGAACCCAAAG tacGCATCTCCAACCTGATGAGAGTGCTGGGGACGGAGGCGGTTCAGGACCCCACGAAGGTTGAGGCCCACGTCAGAGCGCAGATGGCCAAGAGACAGAA AGCTCATGAGGAAGCCAATGCAGCCCGCAAACTCACAGCGGAGCAGAGGAAAGAGAAGAAGGTCAAGAAGTTAAAAGAAGACCTCACTGATGGTGTTCACATTGCAGTGTACAG GATCCGTAACCTGCAGAATCCTGCTAAGAAGTTTAAAGTGGAGGCCAATGCCAACCAGCTGTACCTGACAGGCACCGTAGTTCTGCACAGAGATGTGAACCTTGTTGTCGTGGAGGGAG GTCCTAAATCCCAGAAAAAGTTTAAGAGGCTGATGATGCACAGAATTAAATGGGAGGAACACAACAGTAAAAGAGACG ATCCAGATGGTGATGACGATACAAAGAGGAACAACAAGTGCTGGTTGATTTGGGAG GGCACAGCCAAAGAGCGTAGTTTTGGGGAGATGAAGTTCAAGCAGTGCCCCACAGAAAACATGGCCAGAGAACACTTCAAGAAACACGGCACAGAACACTACTGGGATCTAGCTCTCAGCCAGAGCGTGTTGGAACCAACAGACGACTGA
- the LOC131976875 gene encoding uncharacterized protein LOC131976875 isoform X2 has translation MQSQGSTSSQPSFDSMSSSDSLLFSDSEQAEDDTDVFLTDSSSSVIIGGVGGAAASGDRGSESPGSQWTCDGFTDKEEEEESERPQNSGKRAHINLGESDATSQIPKSQGDLLFAQKCAELQGFVRPLLELLNGLKRGRFDRGLSSFQQSVAMDRIQRIVGVLQRPNSGERYLNTLLQVEVMLKLWFPQIHTQPVSVASSVAASPARSLKDTTSSTPPHKHRDQLHIPVKKRRLSWTGTDSPTPSPVLLKCPRISAEEKRAAQDCDERDGSPPPTLAPDANQNSPDLASNSQLKEDTKGKDSDNEELGKQSKYQAGQSSEPSLTWVHVAPILSPRKACPSHEGAAAAGNNENPPVTAVLTPGRRGSPATQDSSISSTTPYKHPKNLKKPTRCQSQPGQQSESETPETCQGQSQSPQVTLAPLPGVCPTPLET, from the exons ATGCAGTCCCAGGGCAGCACTTCCTCTCAGCCCTCCTTTGATTCCATGAGCTCCAGTGACAGCCTCTTGTTCAGCGACTCGGAGCAGGCAGAAGACGACACAGACGTCTTCCTGACAGACAGTTCGTCCTCGGTCATCATCGGTGGCGTGGGCGGGGCTGCGGCCAGTGGAGACAGAGGGTCGGAAAGTCCCGGGTCCCAGTGGACGTGCGACGGCTTTACAgataaagaggaagaggaggagtcgGAGAGGCCGCAGAACAGTGGCAAGAGAGCTCACATCAACTTGGGGGAGTCGGATGCTACGAGCCAGATCCCAAAATCACAGGGAGATCTGCTGTTTGCTCAAAAG TGTGCTGAGCTACAGGGTTTTGTCAGGCccctgctggagctgctgaaTGGCCTGAAGAGGGGCCGATTCGATCGAG gtttgAGTAGTTTCCAGCAGAGCGTCGCCATGGATCGAATCCAGAGGATTGTGGGTGTTTTACAGCGACCCAACAGCGG GGAGAGGTACCTGAACACTCTGCTCCAGGTGGAGGTGATGCTGAAGCTTTGGTTTCCTCAGATCCACACTCAGCCTGTCTCTGTAGCCTCCAGCGTCGCCGCTTCCCCTGCTCGCTCCCTCAAAGACACTACAAGCTCCACCCCACCGCACAAGCACAGGGATCAGTTACACATTCCCGTCAAG AAGCGCAGGCTCAGCTGGACAGGTACGGACTCCCCCACACCTTCTCCTGTGCTTCTCAAGTGCCCTCGTATCAGTGCTGAAGAGAAGAGGGCAGCGCAAGATTGTGATGAAAGGGACggctcccctcctccaacattGGCACCTGATGCAAACCAAAATTCGCCAGATTTGGCCAGTAACAGCCAGCTAAAAGAGGACACAAAGGGAAAGGACAGTGACAACGAGGAACTAGGAAAGCAATCAAAATACCAAGCAGGTCAAAGCTCTGAGCCAAGCCTGACGTGGGTTCACGTTGCCCCCATCCTCTCCCCACGAAAGGCCTGCCCTTCACATGAGGGCGCAGCAGCGGCAGGTAACAATGAAAACCCTCCCGTTACTGCCGTCCTGACACCAGGCAGGAGGGGCAGTCCAGCTACACAAGACAGCTCCATCTCTTCTACTACACCCTACAAGCACCCAAAAAATCTGAAGAAGCCAACCCGGTGCCAAAGCCAGCCTGGACAACAGAGTGAAAGTGAGACCCCGGAGACATGTCAGGGTCAAAGTCAGTCTCCTCAAGTCACGCTTGCGCCTTTGCCTGGGGTGTGCCCAACCCCCTTGGAGACCTGA
- the LOC131976875 gene encoding uncharacterized protein LOC131976875 isoform X1 yields MQSQGSTSSQPSFDSMSSSDSLLFSDSEQAEDDTDVFLTDSSSSVIIGGVGGAAASGDRGSESPGSQWTCDGFTDKEEEEESERPQNSGKRAHINLGESDATSQIPKSQGDLLFAQKCAELQGFVRPLLELLNGLKRGRFDRGLSSFQQSVAMDRIQRIVGVLQRPNSGRMFCRERYLNTLLQVEVMLKLWFPQIHTQPVSVASSVAASPARSLKDTTSSTPPHKHRDQLHIPVKKRRLSWTGTDSPTPSPVLLKCPRISAEEKRAAQDCDERDGSPPPTLAPDANQNSPDLASNSQLKEDTKGKDSDNEELGKQSKYQAGQSSEPSLTWVHVAPILSPRKACPSHEGAAAAGNNENPPVTAVLTPGRRGSPATQDSSISSTTPYKHPKNLKKPTRCQSQPGQQSESETPETCQGQSQSPQVTLAPLPGVCPTPLET; encoded by the exons ATGCAGTCCCAGGGCAGCACTTCCTCTCAGCCCTCCTTTGATTCCATGAGCTCCAGTGACAGCCTCTTGTTCAGCGACTCGGAGCAGGCAGAAGACGACACAGACGTCTTCCTGACAGACAGTTCGTCCTCGGTCATCATCGGTGGCGTGGGCGGGGCTGCGGCCAGTGGAGACAGAGGGTCGGAAAGTCCCGGGTCCCAGTGGACGTGCGACGGCTTTACAgataaagaggaagaggaggagtcgGAGAGGCCGCAGAACAGTGGCAAGAGAGCTCACATCAACTTGGGGGAGTCGGATGCTACGAGCCAGATCCCAAAATCACAGGGAGATCTGCTGTTTGCTCAAAAG TGTGCTGAGCTACAGGGTTTTGTCAGGCccctgctggagctgctgaaTGGCCTGAAGAGGGGCCGATTCGATCGAG gtttgAGTAGTTTCCAGCAGAGCGTCGCCATGGATCGAATCCAGAGGATTGTGGGTGTTTTACAGCGACCCAACAGCGG TCGTATGTTTTGTAGGGAGAGGTACCTGAACACTCTGCTCCAGGTGGAGGTGATGCTGAAGCTTTGGTTTCCTCAGATCCACACTCAGCCTGTCTCTGTAGCCTCCAGCGTCGCCGCTTCCCCTGCTCGCTCCCTCAAAGACACTACAAGCTCCACCCCACCGCACAAGCACAGGGATCAGTTACACATTCCCGTCAAG AAGCGCAGGCTCAGCTGGACAGGTACGGACTCCCCCACACCTTCTCCTGTGCTTCTCAAGTGCCCTCGTATCAGTGCTGAAGAGAAGAGGGCAGCGCAAGATTGTGATGAAAGGGACggctcccctcctccaacattGGCACCTGATGCAAACCAAAATTCGCCAGATTTGGCCAGTAACAGCCAGCTAAAAGAGGACACAAAGGGAAAGGACAGTGACAACGAGGAACTAGGAAAGCAATCAAAATACCAAGCAGGTCAAAGCTCTGAGCCAAGCCTGACGTGGGTTCACGTTGCCCCCATCCTCTCCCCACGAAAGGCCTGCCCTTCACATGAGGGCGCAGCAGCGGCAGGTAACAATGAAAACCCTCCCGTTACTGCCGTCCTGACACCAGGCAGGAGGGGCAGTCCAGCTACACAAGACAGCTCCATCTCTTCTACTACACCCTACAAGCACCCAAAAAATCTGAAGAAGCCAACCCGGTGCCAAAGCCAGCCTGGACAACAGAGTGAAAGTGAGACCCCGGAGACATGTCAGGGTCAAAGTCAGTCTCCTCAAGTCACGCTTGCGCCTTTGCCTGGGGTGTGCCCAACCCCCTTGGAGACCTGA